The Methylobacterium sp. PvR107 genome contains a region encoding:
- a CDS encoding IclR family transcriptional regulator produces MLLDTAASIEGASRSSLSKALSLLVVVAERSQKGVSLSSAAARTGLHVATAHRLLGALVDENFLNFDPYTKRYFLGLMPYELVNRAGPDLEFLHLRKTLRPFLDVAQRRLGGLVNLSVPSRGEALCIDVIEGRAAILVSTLKIGARRPLGVGAASLALLATQPAVERAAVIAREAERYLKYGRLTADLVAEACARLPVDGYVVNEALIIPDIGALALPVFRDGAVVCAVSVTNTISHLDRDARAGIAAILRRAVTDAGFQVEAA; encoded by the coding sequence ATGCTGCTCGACACAGCCGCGTCGATCGAGGGAGCGTCCCGGTCGTCGCTCTCCAAAGCCCTGTCGTTACTTGTGGTTGTCGCAGAGCGAAGCCAGAAAGGCGTCAGCCTCAGCTCCGCTGCGGCCCGCACCGGACTTCATGTCGCGACCGCCCATCGCCTGCTCGGCGCGCTCGTCGACGAGAACTTCCTGAACTTCGATCCCTATACGAAACGGTACTTCCTCGGGCTGATGCCCTACGAACTGGTCAACCGGGCCGGCCCAGACCTCGAGTTCCTGCATCTCCGCAAGACGCTGCGCCCGTTCCTCGACGTCGCGCAGAGAAGGCTCGGCGGCCTGGTCAACCTGTCCGTGCCGTCGCGCGGAGAGGCCCTGTGCATCGACGTGATCGAGGGGCGCGCGGCGATCCTGGTCAGCACCCTGAAGATCGGGGCGCGCCGGCCCCTGGGGGTCGGGGCGGCCAGTCTCGCCCTGCTGGCGACGCAGCCTGCCGTCGAGCGGGCCGCCGTCATCGCGCGCGAGGCGGAGCGCTACCTCAAATACGGGCGGCTGACGGCGGATCTCGTCGCGGAGGCCTGCGCGCGTCTTCCGGTCGACGGCTACGTCGTGAACGAGGCGCTGATCATCCCGGATATCGGCGCCCTGGCGCTCCCGGTCTTCCGGGACGGCGCGGTCGTCTGCGCCGTCTCGGTCACCAACACGATCTCGCATCTGGATCGCGACGCCCGGGCCGGCATCGCCGCAATACTCCGCCGCGCCGTGACCGATGCCGGCTTCCAGGTCGAGGCAGCCTGA